One region of Flavobacterium sp. GSB-24 genomic DNA includes:
- a CDS encoding AMP-binding protein: MIPAIEKDSLEEIKIFQEKKLAELLAYISQNSPFYKRLFAGKNIDISKVKTLEDLQFLPVTTKEDLQQYNDDFLCVPQQKIIDYASTSGTLGDPVTFGLTDSDLDRLAYNEAISFACAGIAEGDVVQLMTTIDRKFMAGLAYFLGLRKLKVGVIRVGAGIPEMQWDSILKYNPSYLITVPSFLLKLIEYAEAHGIDYNNSSIKGAVCIGESLREQDFSMNILSKKITDKWNIKLFSTYASTEMSTAFTECEHGKGGHHHPELIIVEVLDEHNQPVKNGETGELTFTTLGIEAMPLLRFKTGDIVQLHDEPCACGRNTLRVGPVVGRKKQMIKYKGTTLYPPAMNDVLSSFDNIENHLIEISTNDLGTDEILIKIAAKNQTPEFLQEIKDHFRAKLRVTPKIEFASKEVLNPLVFNPMSRKPIRFFDYR; encoded by the coding sequence ATGATTCCAGCAATAGAAAAAGATTCTTTAGAAGAGATTAAAATTTTTCAAGAAAAAAAATTAGCCGAACTTCTAGCTTACATCAGTCAAAATTCTCCTTTTTACAAAAGACTTTTTGCTGGAAAAAATATTGATATTTCTAAAGTAAAAACATTAGAAGATTTACAATTTCTTCCGGTTACAACGAAAGAAGATTTACAGCAATACAACGATGATTTTTTGTGTGTGCCGCAGCAAAAAATTATCGATTATGCCTCAACTTCTGGAACTTTAGGCGATCCTGTAACTTTTGGTTTAACGGATTCCGACTTAGATCGACTGGCGTATAACGAAGCGATTTCGTTCGCCTGCGCTGGAATTGCAGAAGGAGATGTTGTACAGTTAATGACCACAATTGACCGAAAATTTATGGCTGGTTTGGCTTATTTTTTAGGTCTGAGAAAGTTGAAAGTCGGCGTAATTCGTGTTGGTGCTGGAATTCCAGAAATGCAGTGGGATTCTATTTTAAAATACAATCCAAGTTATTTAATTACAGTTCCATCTTTCCTTTTAAAATTAATTGAATACGCTGAAGCCCACGGAATTGATTATAATAATTCGAGCATAAAAGGCGCAGTTTGTATTGGAGAATCGTTAAGAGAACAAGATTTTTCGATGAATATTCTATCCAAAAAAATTACTGATAAGTGGAATATTAAGTTATTTTCGACTTATGCTTCTACCGAAATGAGTACTGCTTTTACAGAATGTGAACACGGAAAAGGCGGACATCATCATCCTGAATTGATTATTGTTGAAGTTTTGGATGAACATAATCAGCCTGTAAAAAATGGAGAAACCGGCGAACTTACTTTTACTACTTTAGGAATTGAAGCCATGCCATTGCTACGTTTTAAAACTGGCGATATTGTACAGCTTCATGACGAGCCTTGTGCCTGCGGTAGAAATACTTTGCGGGTTGGTCCAGTTGTCGGCCGTAAAAAACAGATGATAAAATACAAAGGAACAACGCTTTATCCACCAGCAATGAACGATGTTTTGAGCAGTTTTGATAATATCGAAAATCATCTTATCGAAATTTCAACCAACGATTTAGGCACAGACGAAATCCTGATTAAAATTGCTGCAAAAAATCAAACTCCCGAGTTTCTTCAGGAAATAAAAGACCATTTTAGAGCCAAACTAAGAGTAACTCCAAAAATAGAATTTGCTTCAAAAGAAGTTTTAAACCCGCTAGTTTTCAATCCGATGAGTCGAAAACCTATTCGATTTTTTGATTATAGATAA
- a CDS encoding NAD(P)/FAD-dependent oxidoreductase, protein MKKQYDVVIVGSGLGGLVSAVILAKEGYSVCVLEKNNQYGGNLQTFVRDKTIFDTGIHYIGGLGEGQNLHQYFKYIGIMDHLNLKKLDENGFDIISFEDDKTEYPHAQGFENFIQQLTNYFPEEKENLFNYCQNIKEVCRAFPLYNLESEGKYDDEILALNAKETIDSFTQNEKLKAVLAGSNFLYAGIADKSPFYVHALVVNSYIESSWRCVNGGSQITKQLLKQLKKYGGEFFKHKEVIQFEVENQKVNSVKMKDGTEVSGTYFISNIEPKTTLKMAGQENFRKPFFNRIQNLENVFSAFSLYIVFKPKTFKYINHNYYHFKSQNDVWTAHDYDENSWPKTFMASMNPSKKDEEWADGMTFLTYMKYEDVKTWENTFNTTFEENERGENYEEFKAKKAAKFLEEVEKKFPGIKDCIKSVHTSTPLSYRDYIGGDGGNMYGYIKDSNNPMKTLIPTKTKLENLYLTGQSINMHGVLGVTVGAVLTCSEIVGKDYLLEKIKKASE, encoded by the coding sequence ATGAAAAAGCAGTACGATGTAGTAATCGTTGGCAGCGGTTTAGGCGGATTGGTTTCTGCTGTTATTCTGGCAAAAGAAGGCTACAGCGTTTGTGTGCTCGAAAAAAACAATCAGTACGGGGGAAATCTTCAGACTTTCGTAAGAGATAAAACCATTTTTGATACGGGAATTCATTATATCGGAGGTTTAGGCGAAGGCCAAAATCTTCATCAATATTTCAAATATATTGGAATAATGGATCATTTGAATCTGAAAAAATTAGACGAAAATGGTTTTGATATTATTTCTTTTGAAGATGATAAAACCGAATATCCGCATGCGCAGGGTTTCGAAAATTTCATTCAACAATTAACAAATTACTTTCCCGAAGAAAAAGAAAATCTCTTCAATTACTGCCAAAATATAAAGGAAGTCTGCAGGGCATTTCCACTTTACAATTTAGAATCGGAAGGAAAATATGATGATGAAATTTTAGCGCTTAATGCGAAAGAAACCATCGATTCTTTTACTCAAAACGAAAAATTGAAAGCCGTTTTGGCTGGATCCAATTTTCTTTACGCTGGAATTGCCGATAAATCTCCATTTTATGTTCATGCGCTTGTTGTCAATTCGTATATAGAAAGTTCATGGCGCTGTGTAAATGGAGGAAGCCAAATCACGAAACAATTGCTCAAACAACTCAAAAAGTACGGCGGCGAATTTTTTAAACATAAAGAAGTAATCCAATTTGAAGTTGAAAACCAAAAGGTAAATTCGGTTAAAATGAAAGACGGAACCGAAGTTTCTGGAACGTATTTCATTTCTAACATCGAACCTAAGACGACTTTGAAAATGGCGGGTCAGGAAAATTTCAGAAAACCGTTTTTCAATAGAATTCAAAATCTGGAAAATGTCTTTTCAGCTTTTAGTCTTTATATTGTTTTTAAACCCAAAACTTTCAAATACATCAATCATAATTATTATCATTTTAAAAGTCAAAATGACGTTTGGACCGCGCATGATTACGATGAAAATTCATGGCCAAAAACCTTTATGGCTTCTATGAATCCTTCTAAAAAAGACGAAGAATGGGCAGACGGAATGACCTTTTTAACTTATATGAAATATGAGGACGTTAAAACTTGGGAAAACACTTTTAATACCACTTTTGAAGAAAATGAACGAGGCGAAAATTACGAGGAATTCAAAGCTAAAAAAGCGGCAAAATTTTTAGAAGAAGTTGAAAAGAAATTTCCTGGAATTAAAGACTGTATTAAATCGGTTCATACTTCGACCCCGCTTTCGTACCGCGATTATATTGGCGGCGACGGCGGTAATATGTACGGTTATATTAAAGATTCTAATAATCCGATGAAAACTTTAATTCCCACAAAAACTAAACTAGAAAATCTGTATCTTACGGGCCAAAGTATCAACATGCACGGTGTCTTGGGCGTTACGGTTGGAGCTGTTTTAACCTGCTCTGAGATTGTAGGTAAAGATTATCTGCTGGAAAAAATTAAAAAAGCATCTGAATAA
- a CDS encoding MATE family efflux transporter — MTETSIKKSLFSKIFTTLKQALNGDESFDYTSGSIKKAVILLAIPMVLEMMMESVFALVDLYFVGHLEHSSFAIQTVGLTESVLTVIYSLAIGMSMAATAVVARRIGEKDPVAAAKAGMQAIIVAIAVNSVMSILGIIYAKDILLLMGASPEAAEHGFHFTQIMIGSSLCIMLLFLINGIFRGAGNAAIAMKSLWIANICNIILCPILINGLGPIPAFGLVGAALATTFGRSIGVLYQVYHLFFGNGILKIKIPYFVPDFKQIQALVKIAAPGILQFVIASCSWIFLAQLVATTGGDHGSAGYQTALRIMMFFILPAWGLSNAAATLVGQNLGAKQIERAEKSVYTTARYNVIFMATIMVITLAFGRYIISFFTNDEMVKTIAVEALQIMSIGFIFYGIGMVLINTFNGAGDTWTPTGINFFGFWLFQIPLAYVLAKHFNMGPTGVFIAIPVAETAITLAGIFFYKRGKWKRTQV, encoded by the coding sequence ATGACAGAAACATCTATAAAGAAAAGTTTATTTTCTAAAATTTTTACCACATTAAAACAAGCCTTAAATGGCGACGAATCATTTGACTATACTTCTGGAAGTATAAAAAAAGCCGTTATTCTATTGGCCATTCCGATGGTTTTAGAAATGATGATGGAATCGGTTTTTGCTCTGGTCGATTTATATTTTGTCGGACATTTAGAGCATAGCAGTTTTGCTATTCAAACCGTTGGATTAACCGAGTCTGTACTAACAGTTATATATTCTCTTGCAATCGGGATGAGTATGGCGGCAACCGCAGTTGTAGCACGACGAATTGGAGAAAAAGATCCAGTCGCGGCTGCAAAAGCAGGAATGCAGGCGATCATTGTCGCAATTGCTGTAAACAGCGTTATGAGTATCTTGGGAATTATTTATGCCAAAGATATTCTGCTATTAATGGGAGCATCTCCTGAAGCAGCTGAACATGGTTTCCACTTCACACAGATTATGATTGGATCTAGTTTATGCATTATGCTTTTGTTCCTGATTAACGGAATTTTTCGCGGTGCAGGAAATGCGGCAATCGCCATGAAAAGTCTTTGGATTGCCAATATCTGCAATATTATTTTATGTCCAATTTTAATTAACGGTTTAGGGCCAATTCCTGCTTTCGGATTGGTTGGCGCTGCTTTGGCAACAACTTTCGGAAGAAGCATCGGCGTTTTATATCAGGTTTATCATTTGTTTTTTGGAAATGGAATTTTAAAAATTAAGATTCCATATTTTGTTCCAGATTTTAAACAAATTCAGGCATTAGTAAAAATCGCGGCTCCTGGAATTCTGCAATTTGTAATTGCTTCTTGCAGCTGGATTTTCTTAGCACAATTAGTCGCAACAACTGGTGGCGATCATGGTTCTGCAGGTTATCAAACGGCACTGAGAATTATGATGTTTTTTATTCTCCCAGCTTGGGGATTAAGTAATGCTGCAGCGACTTTGGTTGGACAGAATTTAGGCGCCAAACAAATTGAACGTGCCGAAAAATCGGTTTATACAACTGCGCGTTATAATGTGATTTTCATGGCGACAATTATGGTTATTACGCTTGCTTTTGGGAGATATATAATATCCTTTTTCACCAATGATGAAATGGTAAAAACGATTGCTGTCGAAGCACTTCAAATTATGAGCATCGGTTTTATCTTCTACGGAATAGGAATGGTTTTAATAAACACATTCAATGGAGCGGGAGATACCTGGACACCAACTGGAATTAATTTCTTTGGGTTTTGGCTGTTCCAAATTCCACTGGCGTATGTGTTGGCAAAACATTTTAATATGGGACCAACGGGAGTTTTTATTGCAATTCCTGTTGCTGAAACTGCGATTACTTTAGCCGGAATCTTTTTCTATAAGAGAGGGAAGTGGAAGAGAACTCAAGTTTAA
- the rbfA gene encoding 30S ribosome-binding factor RbfA, with protein METNRQKKIGGVIQKDLVDILQGEVRKNGITNLVISVSKVSVTSDLSVATVYLSIFPQEKAQETLEGIKSNTTLIKHDLSQRVRLQLRRVPNLVFFIDDSLDYIEKIDNALAGKENPIENRDLLEKRRKS; from the coding sequence ATGGAAACAAATAGACAGAAAAAAATAGGCGGTGTTATTCAGAAAGATCTGGTTGACATTTTGCAAGGTGAAGTGCGAAAAAACGGAATTACTAATCTGGTAATTTCGGTATCCAAAGTTAGTGTAACTTCAGACTTATCTGTGGCAACAGTATATTTAAGCATCTTTCCTCAAGAAAAAGCACAAGAAACTTTAGAAGGGATCAAATCAAATACAACATTGATTAAACACGATTTATCACAACGTGTACGTTTGCAATTACGTCGTGTACCAAACTTGGTATTCTTTATCGATGACTCTTTAGATTATATCGAAAAAATCGACAATGCTTTAGCTGGAAAAGAAAACCCAATAGAGAATCGTGATCTTTTAGAAAAAAGAAGAAAATCATAA
- a CDS encoding C45 family peptidase, producing MKSRIIYFFFLGFLSLLTSCGTSKSKHHKPDITAYNSAKPVVEKVTDSTFISGTNSFLKNKQGLWELYVEGDPLEIGLTTGALTDSLLQKQQRIFFSKITDFIPSKLQQKMLRQFLKWYNRKLYLNVPNEYQTEIYGVSQYTSNEFDNIAPQYQRSLYLHAAHDIGHALQDLALVGCSSFAAWNEKSEDGNLILARNFDFYVNDAFAENKIAAFIKPKEGFPFMMVTWPGMIGAVSGMNYEGLAVTINASKSKIPLSAKTPISILTREILQHAKNLDEAIAIAKKRKVFVSESIMVGSANDSKAILIEVSPNKMDVYDVPNSDQLICSNHFQGDAFAADKRNLEQIANSHSEYRYERMQELLSANPKVNPKIASEILRNKDGLQNISLGYGNEKALNQLLAHHGIIFKPKEKLVWVSANPYQLGEFVCYDLKTVFGENRNKTESFQSKNLNIAKDSFLETTAYQNFKKFKVEDHKIDSLLEKKEVISPEFIQNYQSLNPDYWVVYYKAGLYFYQKKEYLQAKLNFEKALTLEITTVPDKEKIEKYLKKVKRKLQ from the coding sequence ATGAAAAGCCGAATTATATATTTCTTCTTTCTCGGTTTTTTAAGCTTGCTGACTTCTTGCGGTACATCAAAATCAAAACATCATAAACCAGATATTACGGCTTACAATTCGGCAAAACCCGTTGTTGAAAAAGTAACAGACAGCACATTTATTTCTGGAACAAATTCCTTTTTAAAAAATAAACAAGGTCTTTGGGAATTGTATGTAGAAGGCGATCCGCTGGAAATTGGTTTGACAACCGGCGCTTTAACCGACTCGCTTTTGCAAAAGCAGCAGCGTATTTTTTTCTCTAAAATCACCGATTTTATCCCGTCCAAATTGCAGCAGAAAATGCTTCGCCAGTTTTTAAAATGGTACAATCGCAAATTGTATTTGAATGTTCCAAATGAATATCAAACTGAAATTTACGGCGTTTCGCAATATACTTCGAATGAGTTTGATAATATCGCACCGCAATATCAGCGCAGTTTATATTTACACGCGGCGCACGATATTGGGCACGCGCTTCAAGATCTGGCTTTAGTTGGCTGTTCTTCTTTTGCGGCTTGGAACGAAAAATCGGAAGACGGCAATTTAATTCTGGCGCGTAATTTTGATTTTTATGTGAATGACGCTTTCGCGGAAAATAAAATCGCAGCCTTTATCAAACCAAAAGAAGGATTTCCGTTTATGATGGTTACCTGGCCGGGAATGATTGGAGCCGTTTCTGGAATGAATTACGAAGGATTAGCAGTAACGATAAATGCTTCTAAATCTAAAATTCCGCTGAGCGCGAAAACTCCAATTTCGATTTTGACACGTGAAATTTTACAGCACGCCAAAAATTTAGACGAAGCTATCGCCATTGCAAAAAAGAGAAAAGTCTTTGTTTCTGAATCGATTATGGTTGGAAGTGCCAATGATAGTAAAGCGATTTTAATTGAAGTTTCGCCCAATAAAATGGATGTTTACGATGTTCCTAACAGTGATCAATTAATTTGTTCGAATCATTTTCAAGGCGATGCTTTTGCAGCTGATAAAAGAAATCTGGAACAAATTGCAAACAGCCATTCTGAATATCGTTACGAAAGAATGCAGGAATTACTGTCTGCAAATCCGAAAGTAAATCCAAAAATTGCTTCAGAAATTCTTCGAAATAAAGACGGTTTACAAAACATTTCTTTAGGATATGGAAATGAAAAAGCACTAAATCAGCTCTTAGCACATCACGGAATTATTTTTAAACCGAAAGAAAAATTAGTATGGGTTTCGGCAAATCCGTATCAATTGGGGGAATTTGTCTGTTATGATTTGAAAACTGTCTTTGGTGAAAATAGAAATAAGACAGAATCTTTTCAAAGTAAAAATCTGAATATTGCCAAAGATTCTTTTTTAGAAACAACTGCTTATCAGAATTTTAAAAAATTTAAAGTTGAAGATCATAAAATAGATTCGCTTCTTGAAAAGAAAGAAGTGATTTCTCCAGAGTTCATTCAAAATTATCAATCGTTAAACCCCGATTATTGGGTTGTATATTATAAGGCAGGATTGTACTTTTACCAAAAAAAGGAATATCTGCAGGCTAAGCTTAATTTTGAAAAAGCTTTAACCCTTGAAATTACTACAGTTCCTGATAAAGAAAAGATTGAAAAATATTTAAAAAAAGTCAAAAGAAAATTACAATGA
- a CDS encoding peptidoglycan DD-metalloendopeptidase family protein, with product MPKFLLSLVLICATTFIWAQDSQQEKLEQRKAQIQQEIRDNEKMLQSVRKKEKSAVNEYLIQANKIKLKEKLINTTAKQEKILSNDMYINQVKVNKLKKELAVLKEDYAKMILKSYKSRSEQSRAMFILSSESFLQAYKRAQYLKQYTNYRKNQGLEIQSKTAELVDYNSKLDGQRQVKKKIIAENEKEKKSLEEEKKEQQKLVNTIKKDKNKIIADTKAKQQESRRIDAKIKDLIREQIRLANQRAEEERRRKIAEGKATEAEKAEASTTKSYSSDKITLTPEGKILAADFKANRGKLPWPVEKGFISLGYGDQPHPLYPSLTVHNSGVEITTEQGATARAVFEGVVSKVIALSPVNRAVFIQHGDYFTVYQNLSSVSVEQGDKVKVKQSIGKVRTSGDTGKTIIKFLILQNTSNNNPEGWLQNR from the coding sequence ATGCCAAAATTTCTCCTAAGCCTAGTTTTAATTTGTGCCACTACATTTATATGGGCACAGGATTCACAGCAAGAAAAACTGGAGCAGCGTAAAGCTCAAATTCAACAGGAAATCCGAGACAATGAAAAGATGCTTCAGTCTGTTCGAAAAAAAGAGAAATCTGCTGTGAATGAATATTTAATTCAGGCAAACAAAATCAAATTAAAAGAGAAATTAATTAATACAACCGCTAAACAGGAAAAAATCCTGAGTAACGATATGTATATTAATCAGGTTAAGGTAAATAAGCTCAAAAAAGAATTGGCAGTATTAAAAGAGGATTATGCAAAAATGATTTTGAAATCCTACAAAAGCCGTTCTGAACAGAGTAGAGCAATGTTTATTTTATCTTCAGAAAGTTTTTTGCAGGCTTACAAGAGAGCGCAATACTTAAAACAATATACGAATTACAGAAAAAATCAAGGTTTAGAAATTCAGTCTAAAACCGCTGAATTAGTAGATTACAATTCAAAACTTGACGGACAAAGACAAGTTAAGAAAAAAATTATTGCTGAGAATGAAAAAGAAAAGAAAAGCTTAGAAGAAGAAAAGAAAGAACAGCAAAAGCTTGTTAACACGATTAAAAAAGACAAAAATAAAATTATTGCTGATACAAAAGCCAAACAGCAGGAATCTAGAAGAATTGATGCAAAAATCAAAGATCTTATTCGTGAACAAATTAGATTAGCGAATCAAAGAGCTGAAGAAGAAAGACGTAGAAAAATAGCCGAGGGAAAAGCTACCGAAGCAGAAAAAGCAGAGGCGTCAACAACTAAAAGTTATTCATCAGATAAAATTACATTAACGCCAGAGGGTAAAATTTTAGCAGCAGATTTTAAAGCAAACCGAGGGAAACTGCCTTGGCCAGTGGAAAAAGGATTTATATCGCTTGGTTATGGAGATCAGCCGCATCCACTTTATCCTTCTTTAACTGTTCATAATTCAGGAGTAGAGATTACTACAGAACAAGGAGCAACAGCTCGAGCAGTATTTGAGGGAGTGGTATCAAAAGTTATTGCATTGTCTCCTGTAAACAGAGCCGTTTTTATTCAACATGGAGATTATTTTACGGTATACCAAAACCTAAGTTCGGTGTCTGTTGAGCAAGGTGATAAAGTAAAAGTGAAACAAAGTATTGGAAAAGTAAGAACAAGTGGAGACACTGGAAAAACAATTATTAAATTCTTAATTCTTCAAAATACATCAAATAATAATCCAGAAGGATGGTTACAAAACAGATAA
- a CDS encoding FtsX-like permease family protein, with translation MNFPLYIAKRYIFSSSKNNAINIINRIASMGIIVGTMALFVVLSVFSGLKVFSLSFTNEIDPDLKLVSTYGKSFLITPDQESQIKKINGVASYTKIIEERVLFLFKDKQQVTYLKGVDSNYAVVNDIKKKLYNGQWLKPDSYQVVIGYGLAQNFSMGILDFENPLQIFAPKPGKGAIENPEEAFNKTDVLPVGIYSISEDLDSKYVFADLGLVQELLMYKTNQISGIEFKLKENADENAVKTQLNAIFKNKITLKNRAQLNESLYKMLNTENIVVYLIFTLVIIVALFNLVGALIMMILEKKGNLKTLFNLGTEINNLRKIFLLQGTLLSFFGGLIGLILGIILVILQQQYELIMITPTLAYPVVFSLENVLIVMTTIVILGFVASLIASSRVSKKLLD, from the coding sequence TTGAATTTCCCCCTTTACATAGCCAAACGTTATATTTTTAGCAGCAGCAAAAACAATGCTATCAATATTATTAACCGCATTGCCAGCATGGGAATCATTGTTGGCACGATGGCTTTGTTTGTGGTTTTATCTGTTTTCAGCGGATTAAAAGTTTTTAGCCTTTCGTTTACAAACGAAATTGATCCCGATTTAAAACTGGTGAGCACTTACGGAAAATCATTTTTAATCACACCAGATCAGGAAAGTCAGATTAAGAAAATTAACGGCGTTGCTTCTTACACCAAAATTATAGAAGAGCGTGTTTTATTTTTGTTTAAAGATAAACAGCAAGTTACTTATCTAAAAGGAGTTGATAGCAATTATGCAGTTGTCAATGATATTAAGAAAAAATTGTACAACGGTCAATGGCTCAAACCAGACAGCTATCAAGTTGTGATTGGATACGGTTTAGCTCAGAATTTTTCTATGGGAATTCTCGATTTTGAGAATCCGTTGCAGATTTTTGCCCCAAAACCTGGAAAAGGTGCAATCGAAAATCCGGAAGAAGCTTTCAATAAAACCGATGTCCTGCCTGTTGGGATTTATTCTATAAGCGAAGATTTAGATTCAAAGTATGTGTTTGCAGATTTAGGTTTAGTACAAGAATTATTAATGTATAAAACCAATCAAATTTCTGGAATTGAATTTAAACTCAAAGAAAATGCAGATGAAAATGCAGTAAAGACTCAGCTCAATGCTATTTTTAAAAATAAAATTACGTTAAAAAACAGAGCGCAATTAAACGAATCTTTATATAAAATGCTGAATACCGAAAATATAGTAGTGTATTTGATTTTTACTTTGGTGATAATCGTGGCTCTTTTTAATTTAGTAGGAGCATTGATTATGATGATTTTAGAGAAGAAAGGAAATCTTAAAACACTTTTTAATCTCGGAACAGAAATCAATAATCTTAGAAAAATATTTCTGCTTCAAGGAACTTTGTTAAGCTTTTTTGGTGGCTTAATCGGACTTATTTTGGGTATAATCCTAGTGATATTACAGCAGCAATATGAACTGATAATGATTACGCCAACATTAGCTTATCCAGTTGTTTTTTCACTAGAAAATGTTCTAATTGTAATGACAACTATTGTGATACTTGGATTTGTAGCCTCATTAATTGCAAGCAGCCGAGTAAGCAAAAAATTGCTGGATTAA
- the dusB gene encoding tRNA dihydrouridine synthase DusB, producing MVKIGNIELPEFPLLLAPMEDVSDPPFRRLCKAHGADMMYSEFISSEGLIRDAIKSRMKLDIFDYERPVGIQIFGGDEEAMEMSSKIVSTVKPDLVDINFGCPVKKVVCKGAGAGVLKDVDLMVRLTQAVIKGTDLPVTVKTRLGWDENSINIDEVAERLQDIGVQALTIHARTRAQMYKGHSDWSHIARVKNNPRITMPIFGNGDIDSPEKALQYKNEYGIDGIMIGRAAIGYPWIFNEIKHFFKTGEHLPAPTVIDRVEAARNHLMWSMEWKGERLGIVEMRRHYTNYFKGIHSFKEFKQKLVTTDAPEDLFAVMKEIEQVYAGYEFV from the coding sequence ATGGTCAAGATTGGCAACATAGAATTACCTGAATTTCCTTTATTACTCGCTCCGATGGAAGACGTCAGCGATCCGCCGTTTCGCAGATTATGCAAAGCGCACGGGGCAGACATGATGTATTCTGAATTTATTTCGTCGGAAGGATTAATTCGTGATGCTATAAAAAGCCGCATGAAGCTGGATATTTTTGATTACGAACGTCCTGTCGGAATTCAGATTTTTGGCGGCGATGAAGAAGCGATGGAAATGTCATCTAAAATTGTTTCGACAGTAAAACCAGATTTAGTGGATATCAATTTTGGATGTCCAGTAAAAAAAGTAGTTTGCAAAGGTGCTGGAGCGGGAGTTTTAAAAGATGTTGATTTGATGGTACGTTTAACACAAGCGGTTATTAAAGGAACTGATTTGCCTGTTACCGTAAAAACTCGTTTAGGCTGGGATGAAAACTCAATTAATATCGATGAAGTTGCCGAAAGACTTCAGGATATTGGCGTTCAAGCTTTAACGATTCACGCCAGAACCCGCGCGCAAATGTATAAAGGTCATTCTGACTGGTCACATATTGCACGTGTAAAAAACAACCCAAGAATTACAATGCCTATTTTTGGAAATGGCGATATTGACAGCCCAGAAAAAGCATTACAATATAAAAATGAATACGGAATCGACGGAATCATGATTGGCCGTGCGGCGATTGGATATCCGTGGATTTTTAACGAAATCAAGCATTTCTTTAAAACTGGCGAGCACTTGCCTGCTCCAACGGTTATTGATCGTGTTGAAGCTGCTAGAAATCATTTAATGTGGTCAATGGAATGGAAAGGTGAACGTTTGGGAATTGTAGAAATGCGTCGTCACTATACGAACTATTTCAAAGGAATTCATTCCTTCAAAGAATTCAAACAAAAATTAGTTACAACTGATGCTCCTGAAGATTTATTTGCTGTTATGAAAGAAATTGAACAGGTTTATGCGGGATATGAATTTGTTTAA